The following proteins are encoded in a genomic region of Sneathiella marina:
- the murB gene encoding UDP-N-acetylmuramate dehydrogenase: MNDMTLIQNEYREKLPEVRGRIRENVRLDKVTWFQVGGPADFVFKPEDEADLSEFLTNLPFDVPILALGVGSNLLIRDGGVRGVVLRLGRHFTKMKTEGTRLVVGAGALDGNVARFAADAALEGAEFLSGIPGSIGGALRMNAGAYGTDMSEILVSAVAYDRQGMRHVLMPEDMGFAYRHCEIPKDWIFTQATLQLSAGSTEEILARMSDISRNREESQPVRSRTGGSTFANPPGKKAWELIESVGGRGLQIGDAKISDKHCNFIINTGTATAADLEAVGEEVRRRVFETHDVLLRWEIVRLGESELDLEGTVT; the protein is encoded by the coding sequence ATGAACGATATGACCCTAATCCAAAATGAGTATAGAGAAAAATTGCCGGAAGTAAGAGGGCGTATACGTGAGAATGTTCGTCTGGATAAGGTGACCTGGTTTCAAGTCGGCGGTCCAGCTGATTTTGTCTTTAAACCGGAAGATGAAGCAGATTTATCCGAATTTTTGACCAACCTTCCTTTTGATGTACCGATACTTGCGCTCGGTGTCGGTTCAAACCTTCTAATCCGTGACGGCGGCGTTCGTGGTGTCGTCTTGCGACTGGGGCGGCATTTCACCAAAATGAAAACTGAAGGGACCCGTCTTGTTGTCGGGGCAGGGGCTCTTGATGGAAATGTCGCACGATTTGCGGCGGATGCGGCTCTCGAGGGTGCGGAATTTTTGAGCGGTATACCAGGGAGTATTGGTGGTGCGCTTCGCATGAACGCCGGGGCATATGGGACTGATATGTCGGAGATACTCGTCTCGGCAGTCGCTTATGACCGGCAAGGAATGCGGCATGTTTTGATGCCGGAGGATATGGGATTTGCATACCGTCATTGTGAGATTCCCAAAGATTGGATTTTCACGCAGGCGACCTTGCAGCTATCTGCTGGCTCGACAGAAGAGATTCTGGCAAGAATGTCTGATATTTCCCGCAACCGTGAAGAAAGTCAGCCGGTGAGAAGCAGAACTGGCGGATCAACATTTGCAAACCCCCCTGGGAAGAAGGCCTGGGAACTAATTGAAAGTGTTGGCGGGAGAGGATTGCAAATTGGCGATGCAAAAATCTCGGACAAGCATTGTAATTTCATCATCAACACAGGCACAGCAACTGCAGCTGATCTGGAGGCAGTGGGAGAGGAGGTGCGTCGGCGCGTTTTCGAAACACATGATGTCCTTCTGCGTTGGGAAATCGTCCGGCTTGGTGAGAGCGAATTGGATTTGGAAGGGACTGTGACATGA
- the murG gene encoding undecaprenyldiphospho-muramoylpentapeptide beta-N-acetylglucosaminyltransferase, whose amino-acid sequence MSENGKYVVLASGGTGGHIFPARALAEELNTRGYNVVLMTDGRGEKYDELFPNVKVIVVKSGSPSVGGLVGKIKAVLAITMGIFQSRKVLRHLKPIAVVGFGGYPSMPPAAAAASMGIPLILHEQNAVLGRVNKLLSGFARQIATSFDHTESPDEEITAKMVYTGNPVRQAVLPLFGKKYISPSDDGPIRVLVLGGSQGATILSEVVPAALVSLPEDLQSRLHVSQQCRKEDLERATRQYQGSLITPTLSEFFDDVAALLDACHLAITRSGASTLSELTVAGKPSILVPYKHAMDDHQRKNAENAVARGAARVILQDNFTAEELERQLIFLFRHPDCLSVMAGAASSLGEIHAAEKLADLINRFIPQKNNKEKNGKVAA is encoded by the coding sequence ATGAGCGAGAATGGCAAATATGTTGTTTTAGCCAGTGGCGGAACCGGCGGTCACATTTTCCCCGCTCGCGCTCTCGCTGAAGAGCTGAATACAAGAGGCTATAACGTCGTTCTGATGACGGACGGCCGCGGCGAAAAATATGATGAACTCTTTCCCAATGTAAAAGTGATTGTCGTCAAATCCGGCTCGCCTTCCGTAGGTGGATTGGTCGGTAAAATCAAAGCGGTGCTTGCAATCACCATGGGGATTTTTCAATCTCGTAAAGTGCTGCGGCATTTAAAGCCGATAGCGGTGGTTGGCTTTGGCGGATATCCTTCGATGCCACCAGCCGCAGCGGCGGCCAGTATGGGTATTCCCCTAATTCTGCACGAACAAAATGCGGTTCTCGGACGAGTGAATAAATTGCTGTCTGGTTTTGCCCGGCAGATTGCCACATCTTTTGACCATACTGAAAGCCCGGACGAAGAGATCACGGCAAAGATGGTCTATACAGGAAACCCGGTTCGCCAAGCTGTGTTACCTTTGTTCGGCAAGAAATATATCAGCCCTTCAGATGATGGTCCGATCCGGGTTCTTGTTTTGGGCGGTAGTCAAGGCGCTACAATCTTATCAGAGGTCGTGCCGGCAGCCTTGGTATCTCTGCCAGAAGATCTACAATCTCGCCTTCATGTGTCCCAGCAATGCCGGAAAGAAGATCTTGAACGGGCCACACGTCAATATCAAGGTTCGTTGATTACCCCAACTCTTTCAGAATTCTTTGATGATGTCGCAGCTCTTTTGGATGCATGCCATCTAGCAATTACGCGATCTGGTGCTTCAACCTTATCGGAACTAACCGTAGCAGGAAAACCATCAATTCTCGTCCCGTATAAGCATGCAATGGACGATCATCAGCGGAAAAACGCAGAGAATGCTGTGGCCCGCGGTGCGGCAAGGGTCATATTGCAGGACAACTTTACGGCGGAAGAACTAGAGAGGCAGCTAATATTCTTATTTCGTCATCCCGATTGCTTGTCAGTGATGGCAGGCGCTGCGTCAAGTTTAGGCGAAATACATGCAGCAGAAAAATTAGCAGATCTTATCAACCGGTTCATACCGCAAAAAAACAACAAAGAAAAAAACGGAAAGGTCGCGGCATGA
- the murC gene encoding UDP-N-acetylmuramate--L-alanine ligase, with translation MRSLPLDMGLVHFVGIGGIGMSGIAEVMQSLGYLVQGSDLSENANVDRLRALGIDVKIGHDAANLGEARVVVVSSAVKSDNPEVRGARANLIPVVRRAEMLAELMRLKWAIAVGGTHGKTTTTSLLASLLDAANMEPTVINGGIINAYGTNARLGKGDWMVVEADESDGSFIKLPATIAVVTNIDPEHLDFYGDFDGVRDAFQTFVQNIPFYGFAAVCIDHPEVQALIGRISDRRLISYGSSPQADYRAIDVRFDAGRSFFNVAVSNRAESETRVMKGFELPMPGAHNIQNALAAIAVGSEMGFSEIDLKKGLREFSGVKRRFTKTGEVSGVTIIDDYGHHPVEISSVLSAAREAYDKKVISVVQPHRYSRLNDLFEEFCTCFNDADVVIVADIFAAGEDPIEGVDQQHYVDGLRERGHKNVLRLTHPDKLAELVRKQADEGDVVVCLGAGSISGWANALPAQLEALHKKEGEV, from the coding sequence ATGAGATCGCTTCCCCTAGATATGGGTCTTGTTCATTTCGTTGGCATTGGCGGAATTGGAATGAGTGGAATTGCAGAAGTCATGCAAAGCCTGGGCTATTTGGTTCAAGGTTCCGATTTATCGGAGAATGCGAACGTAGATCGTCTGCGCGCCTTGGGCATCGACGTCAAAATTGGCCATGATGCAGCCAATCTGGGTGAGGCGCGTGTAGTTGTGGTGTCTTCGGCCGTTAAATCCGATAATCCGGAAGTGCGCGGGGCGCGTGCTAATCTGATACCTGTAGTTAGACGTGCTGAAATGCTCGCTGAACTGATGCGGTTGAAATGGGCAATCGCTGTTGGCGGAACACATGGAAAAACAACAACAACATCCTTACTAGCCAGCCTGCTGGATGCCGCTAATATGGAGCCGACTGTCATCAATGGCGGGATCATCAACGCCTATGGTACGAATGCACGCCTTGGAAAGGGCGACTGGATGGTTGTGGAGGCAGATGAGTCAGACGGAAGCTTTATTAAGCTACCGGCGACTATCGCCGTGGTCACGAATATCGATCCTGAGCATCTCGATTTCTATGGTGATTTTGATGGCGTGCGTGACGCATTTCAAACCTTCGTACAGAATATTCCATTTTACGGGTTTGCCGCTGTTTGCATAGATCACCCGGAGGTGCAGGCTTTGATCGGACGCATTTCCGACCGGAGGCTTATTTCCTATGGCTCCTCACCGCAAGCCGACTATCGCGCTATCGATGTTCGCTTCGATGCGGGACGCTCTTTCTTCAACGTTGCCGTCAGCAACCGTGCAGAGAGTGAAACCCGGGTAATGAAGGGATTTGAGCTCCCAATGCCGGGCGCCCATAATATTCAAAACGCGTTGGCAGCCATAGCTGTTGGAAGCGAAATGGGTTTTTCGGAAATAGACCTGAAGAAAGGGCTTCGCGAATTTAGTGGCGTCAAGCGGCGTTTTACAAAAACTGGCGAAGTTTCTGGTGTCACGATCATTGATGATTATGGACATCATCCTGTGGAAATTTCATCTGTCTTGTCCGCGGCAAGAGAGGCATATGACAAAAAGGTTATCTCCGTCGTCCAGCCTCATAGATATTCCCGGCTGAACGATCTTTTTGAAGAATTCTGTACCTGCTTCAATGACGCAGATGTGGTGATTGTCGCAGATATATTCGCAGCTGGGGAAGATCCGATTGAAGGCGTGGACCAACAGCATTATGTCGACGGCCTTCGCGAAAGGGGGCACAAGAATGTTCTTCGCCTGACCCACCCCGACAAACTGGCGGAGTTGGTTCGGAAACAGGCGGATGAAGGCGACGTCGTCGTTTGCCTGGGAGCTGGTTCAATTTCAGGCTGGGCAAATGCCTTACCAGCACAGCTGGAAGCCTTGCACAAGAAGGAAGGGGAAGTATGA